In Gracilimonas sp., a single window of DNA contains:
- a CDS encoding TetR/AcrR family transcriptional regulator, translating into MNEETPLRDQILDISRHMLFEDGYRSLSMRKIAKKANVTATSIYLYFDNKDHLLHTLIEESVEDLSQFIESRALLIDDSIERFKTIIESYVEFGIGHPEKYEIIYQVRPDAMARYPKEKFRKARRCYELLVKTIEESVSKGLMEVGNPVVAAYSIWAQLHGIVSVVLNKRLDSRIDQQQFIEDSIELVVQGFLVRTTVS; encoded by the coding sequence ATGAACGAAGAAACCCCATTAAGAGATCAGATTTTAGATATCAGCCGGCACATGCTGTTTGAGGATGGGTATAGATCTTTATCTATGCGAAAGATTGCTAAAAAAGCGAATGTGACAGCTACAAGTATCTATCTGTATTTTGACAACAAGGATCATCTCTTGCATACTTTGATTGAGGAATCGGTAGAAGATTTAAGTCAATTTATAGAATCAAGAGCTCTTTTAATAGACGACAGCATAGAGCGGTTCAAAACAATCATAGAAAGCTATGTGGAGTTTGGAATAGGCCATCCGGAAAAGTATGAAATCATTTATCAGGTTCGTCCGGATGCAATGGCCCGATATCCCAAGGAAAAGTTCAGAAAAGCTCGCCGATGCTATGAGCTTTTGGTCAAGACCATAGAAGAAAGTGTCTCAAAAGGACTGATGGAGGTTGGAAACCCGGTAGTAGCCGCTTATTCGATTTGGGCTCAATTACACGGGATTGTATCGGTTGTTTTAAATAAAAGATTAGACAGTCGCATTGATCAGCAGCAATTTATTGAGGATTCTATTGAGCTTGTGGTTCAGGGATTCTTAGTTCGGACAACAGTATCATAA
- the trmB gene encoding tRNA (guanosine(46)-N7)-methyltransferase TrmB produces the protein MPKIKEKRMEELPKLKNTLVYTEFDKDHPAPKGKWNSEVFTKAQPIVLELACGKGEYSIGLAEIEPQKNYVGIDIKGNRMWVGATEALNRNLDNVRYLRGFIDHLDQFFGKDEVDEAWIVFSDPYIKKERKRLTAPKFLTTYRKVMKPGAVIHLKTDSDVLYEYTKEIIDQEGMELLEDEPNVHKNRPVHPKLSIITYYEEMHLEKGKTIKYLSFRLG, from the coding sequence ATGCCCAAAATAAAAGAGAAGCGAATGGAAGAGCTGCCCAAGCTCAAAAATACGCTGGTTTATACAGAATTTGATAAAGATCATCCTGCTCCAAAAGGGAAGTGGAATTCAGAGGTTTTCACGAAAGCTCAGCCCATAGTTTTAGAACTGGCCTGTGGAAAAGGAGAGTATTCAATTGGATTGGCCGAGATAGAACCTCAAAAAAATTATGTCGGGATTGATATCAAGGGAAACCGGATGTGGGTAGGGGCGACCGAAGCACTGAATAGAAATCTGGATAATGTTCGATATTTAAGAGGTTTCATTGATCATCTGGATCAGTTTTTTGGCAAAGATGAAGTGGATGAAGCCTGGATTGTATTTTCAGATCCCTATATAAAAAAAGAGAGGAAACGCCTTACTGCCCCTAAATTCCTGACAACCTATCGGAAAGTGATGAAGCCCGGGGCCGTTATTCATCTGAAAACCGATAGTGATGTTTTATATGAATACACCAAGGAAATTATAGATCAAGAGGGTATGGAACTGTTGGAAGATGAGCCGAATGTACATAAAAATCGACCGGTTCACCCAAAACTCTCAATTATTACGTATTACGAAGAAATGCACTTGGAAAAAGGAAAAACGATTAAGTATTTGTCCTTTCGATTAGGGTAA
- the pdxH gene encoding pyridoxamine 5'-phosphate oxidase — translation MNKQQLQKLRGEYSKNSLDESRVDRNPIKQFEKWMFEALESGVPEPNAMILATVDANHKPKARVVLLKEVDDGSFIFYTNYSSDKGKELQQNPNASLCFMWLELERQVRIEGVTEKIPKSVSEEYFKQRPYQSQLGALASNQSEVVEGREVLEDRFDELEKKYNEGEVPMPDTWGGYRLIPEAIEFWQGRRSRLHDRVKYELQNGNWTIKRLSP, via the coding sequence ATGAACAAACAACAACTGCAAAAACTCCGCGGAGAATACTCCAAAAATTCTCTTGATGAATCAAGAGTAGATCGAAATCCGATCAAACAGTTCGAGAAATGGATGTTTGAAGCATTGGAATCCGGGGTTCCGGAGCCAAATGCCATGATCCTGGCAACTGTTGATGCAAATCATAAACCAAAAGCCAGGGTCGTTCTGTTAAAGGAAGTGGATGATGGGAGCTTCATCTTTTATACCAATTACTCGAGTGATAAAGGGAAGGAATTGCAGCAAAATCCCAATGCCTCACTTTGCTTTATGTGGCTGGAATTAGAACGGCAGGTTCGAATTGAAGGAGTGACTGAAAAAATCCCAAAATCGGTAAGTGAAGAGTATTTCAAACAACGGCCTTATCAAAGTCAGTTGGGAGCTTTGGCTTCCAATCAAAGTGAAGTAGTAGAAGGCCGGGAAGTGCTGGAGGATCGTTTTGATGAGTTAGAAAAAAAATATAATGAAGGAGAAGTCCCGATGCCGGATACCTGGGGTGGCTACCGCCTAATACCCGAGGCAATTGAGTTTTGGCAGGGACGGAGAAGCCGGTTGCATGATCGGGTGAAATATGAATTGCAAAATGGAAACTGGACTATAAAAAGACTCTCGCCATAA
- a CDS encoding thioredoxin family protein, whose protein sequence is MSATPSTMLELGTRAPDFNLQSVNGGNLSLSYADQSKGFVVMFICNHCPYVLHIEDELVKVAKEYIAKGIGFIAISSNDIEKYPEDRPEKMAEKNYPFPYLYDETQEVAKAYKAACTPDIFVFNENRKLVYRGQFDDSRPKNGKSVTGKDLRKALDAVLAGKTIPEQQQIPSVGCNIKWKPGNEPDYFG, encoded by the coding sequence ATGTCAGCTACACCATCAACCATGCTGGAATTAGGAACCAGAGCGCCGGATTTTAATCTGCAGAGCGTGAACGGTGGGAATCTTTCACTTAGTTATGCCGACCAAAGCAAAGGATTTGTAGTGATGTTTATTTGTAATCACTGTCCATATGTGCTGCATATTGAAGATGAACTAGTCAAAGTTGCAAAAGAATATATTGCGAAAGGAATTGGGTTCATTGCTATCAGTTCTAATGATATTGAGAAATACCCGGAAGATCGTCCCGAGAAAATGGCTGAAAAAAATTATCCATTTCCTTATTTGTATGATGAAACACAGGAGGTGGCTAAAGCATATAAAGCCGCTTGTACTCCGGATATTTTTGTATTTAACGAGAATCGGAAACTCGTTTACAGAGGGCAATTTGATGACAGCCGTCCTAAAAACGGAAAGTCGGTCACAGGTAAAGATTTGAGAAAAGCATTGGATGCTGTTCTTGCTGGGAAAACAATTCCTGAACAGCAGCAGATTCCCAGTGTAGGTTGTAATATTAAATGGAAACCCGGCAATGAACCGGATTATTTTGGGTAA